A stretch of Paenibacillus peoriae DNA encodes these proteins:
- a CDS encoding DEAD/DEAH box helicase, with product MNQPLYGIWLGDVFFCFSGETSEPRIDAWSSVIRRLTLKGDLRPFRQAALRLAEVRIPNTARVETAGRGGKRRSMLGRTLEGLALEPRETMALLTRMDEKGCAASGITLGEEMQYWQKAAYFALELMQRGEITPSLTEARPSGPRRRGPEAAVGVWIPRLYQEEDIRRFHELAAAMPAVCMAAPAVFAGKEPETREDAAGIVLYSFLCAVIHAETTAVLAASDRELGRYRAEYRRGGSPLTELWWNSLLTGSRPVAIQGTPAEMEELVLQASSLKGSAMPVTEREDKEPIEGQLRLCLRLEPSLEESVKEWRITFWAESDAEPGLRLPALALWAHPERDLVRGGIVYRQVQAQLLMRLGQAAEAAPILQEALNRPYPEGLTLEPEMFFRFLTEAVPALQKNGITVQMPSRWSREGRRRAGLRLKMRSTEQGAKPDGVIADTSTVGINRMISFDAEAVLGDTTLTMEELESIVAANLPYVRLGGEWIEVDPKEIRQVLRFIKRGENGEMSLSEWMHLAAENESAGEASWKGLSIFGAESAGLLASLAEGGVLRSVEPRPVPETLHGALRPYQERGFQWLAAMRGLGFGVCLADDMGLGKTIQVITCLLDGGIGADDQRPALIICPTSLLGNWQRELKRFSPDLSLYIHHGNQRLHGELFQESVREYDIVLTTYHLAGRDGSDLSAVYWSSIVLDEAQYIKNARTKQAQSVMKLSAPHRIAMTGTPVENRLSELWSIFQFLNPGYLGTASSFRQRYSLAGEERGSALRELHRLVSPFMLRRLKSDPDIRKDLPEKLELKSYCVLTPEQAGLYRGVVDQLLGTLDGQIGIARKGLVLSSLTKLKQICDHPGLIIPGRADSGKTQNSGKMERLLELVETIRENGESALIFTQYVSMGELLVSRLAKIFGEEPYFLHGGLAKTRRDEMVHNFQQGEGPNIFVLSLRAGGVGLNLTRASHVIHYDRWWNPAVENQATDRVFRIGQSRNVQVHKLICQGTLEERIDELIESKKALSEQVVGSGEHWLTEMSDDELRGLIALQNDVWIE from the coding sequence ATGAATCAACCGCTTTATGGGATATGGCTCGGAGATGTGTTTTTTTGCTTTTCTGGTGAGACGTCGGAACCACGTATCGATGCGTGGAGCAGTGTAATTCGCAGGCTGACGCTAAAGGGAGACCTTCGGCCGTTTCGGCAGGCTGCGTTGCGCCTTGCCGAGGTACGAATACCGAACACTGCTCGTGTGGAAACCGCGGGCAGAGGTGGCAAAAGACGTTCCATGCTGGGGCGTACATTGGAGGGCTTGGCGCTGGAACCGCGCGAGACGATGGCACTGCTGACCCGCATGGACGAGAAGGGCTGTGCGGCATCGGGCATTACGCTGGGCGAGGAAATGCAATATTGGCAAAAAGCCGCTTATTTTGCGCTAGAGCTGATGCAGCGGGGCGAAATTACGCCATCGCTTACAGAGGCGCGTCCATCGGGACCGCGTCGTCGCGGTCCGGAAGCGGCTGTCGGGGTGTGGATTCCTCGTCTGTATCAAGAGGAGGACATACGCCGCTTTCATGAGCTGGCTGCTGCAATGCCGGCTGTTTGTATGGCGGCTCCTGCCGTTTTCGCGGGTAAGGAGCCTGAAACACGCGAGGATGCAGCCGGAATCGTGCTGTACTCCTTCTTGTGTGCGGTCATCCATGCGGAAACGACCGCGGTGTTGGCAGCATCAGACCGTGAGCTGGGACGATATCGTGCAGAGTATCGGCGCGGAGGATCGCCGCTGACAGAGCTATGGTGGAACAGTCTGCTGACAGGTTCCCGCCCGGTGGCGATTCAGGGAACGCCCGCGGAGATGGAGGAGCTGGTTCTCCAAGCGTCCTCTCTTAAGGGAAGCGCAATGCCTGTCACGGAGCGGGAAGACAAGGAGCCGATAGAAGGGCAACTGCGGTTGTGCCTTCGTTTGGAGCCTTCGCTGGAAGAGAGTGTGAAGGAATGGCGCATTACCTTTTGGGCAGAAAGCGATGCTGAGCCGGGGTTGCGACTGCCTGCTCTGGCACTGTGGGCGCATCCTGAACGCGATCTGGTTCGCGGCGGAATTGTATATCGTCAAGTGCAGGCGCAACTGCTAATGAGGCTCGGACAGGCTGCTGAAGCGGCACCTATATTGCAAGAAGCGTTGAACCGCCCTTATCCCGAAGGGCTGACACTGGAGCCGGAGATGTTCTTCCGCTTCCTGACGGAAGCCGTTCCCGCATTACAAAAGAACGGTATTACCGTGCAAATGCCTTCACGCTGGAGCCGGGAGGGCCGAAGACGTGCAGGCTTGCGGCTCAAAATGCGTTCGACAGAGCAGGGTGCCAAGCCGGATGGTGTGATTGCCGATACATCGACTGTCGGCATTAACCGCATGATTTCGTTTGATGCCGAGGCTGTGCTGGGTGATACAACTTTGACGATGGAGGAACTGGAAAGCATTGTCGCCGCTAATTTGCCGTATGTACGTCTCGGAGGGGAATGGATCGAGGTCGATCCTAAGGAAATTCGTCAGGTGCTGCGCTTTATCAAGCGCGGTGAGAACGGTGAGATGAGCTTGTCCGAATGGATGCATCTGGCCGCAGAAAATGAAAGTGCAGGCGAGGCCTCATGGAAAGGCTTGTCCATCTTTGGCGCGGAATCCGCCGGATTGCTTGCGTCTTTGGCTGAGGGCGGCGTACTTCGTTCGGTAGAGCCGCGACCTGTGCCAGAGACGCTGCACGGCGCATTACGGCCCTATCAAGAGCGCGGCTTTCAATGGCTGGCCGCGATGCGTGGATTAGGTTTTGGCGTCTGCCTTGCGGACGATATGGGGCTTGGTAAAACGATTCAGGTCATCACCTGCCTACTCGACGGTGGCATCGGCGCAGATGATCAACGTCCGGCGTTGATCATCTGTCCAACGTCCTTGCTCGGCAACTGGCAGCGCGAGTTGAAACGCTTTTCACCGGATTTGTCACTGTATATTCACCATGGAAACCAGCGACTCCACGGCGAGCTGTTTCAGGAAAGTGTACGTGAGTATGATATCGTCCTCACTACCTATCATTTGGCGGGACGGGACGGTAGCGATTTATCTGCGGTATACTGGTCCTCCATCGTGTTGGATGAAGCGCAATATATAAAAAATGCACGAACAAAGCAAGCACAAAGCGTCATGAAGCTGTCTGCTCCACATCGGATTGCCATGACGGGTACCCCGGTAGAGAATCGGCTGAGCGAGCTGTGGTCTATTTTTCAATTCCTGAACCCAGGTTACCTCGGTACGGCGTCTTCATTCCGCCAACGGTACAGTCTGGCGGGAGAGGAGCGGGGGTCTGCGTTGCGTGAGCTTCATCGCCTCGTCTCCCCGTTCATGCTGCGTCGACTCAAAAGCGACCCAGATATACGCAAGGATTTGCCGGAGAAGCTGGAGTTGAAATCCTACTGTGTACTGACACCAGAGCAGGCCGGATTGTATCGGGGCGTAGTGGATCAATTATTGGGAACACTGGATGGGCAGATCGGTATAGCTCGCAAAGGGCTTGTTCTGTCTTCACTGACCAAGTTGAAGCAGATTTGTGACCATCCGGGTCTGATCATTCCGGGTCGGGCTGATAGTGGTAAAACGCAAAACTCGGGCAAAATGGAGCGACTGCTGGAATTGGTAGAGACGATTCGCGAGAACGGCGAATCGGCGCTGATATTCACCCAATATGTGTCGATGGGAGAATTGCTGGTCTCCCGTTTGGCCAAAATCTTCGGGGAAGAGCCGTATTTTCTACATGGAGGACTGGCGAAAACCAGACGGGATGAAATGGTTCACAACTTCCAGCAGGGAGAAGGGCCGAATATATTCGTACTTTCCCTGCGTGCAGGTGGTGTGGGCCTGAACCTGACACGTGCCAGCCATGTCATTCACTATGACCGCTGGTGGAATCCTGCAGTGGAAAATCAGGCGACAGACCGCGTATTCCGTATTGGTCAAAGCCGCAATGTACAAGTGCACAAGCTGATTTGTCAAGGTACACTGGAGGAGCGAATCGACGAGCTGATCGAGAGCAAAAAGGCACTTTCCGAGCAGGTTGTCGGCTCCGGTGAACATTGGCTCACCGAAATGTCTGATGATGAATTGCGCGGTCTGATAGCGTTGCAAAATGATGTATGGATTGAGTGA
- a CDS encoding M15 family metallopeptidase → MKRHIQQTRTSQRWTKALIPGLILPGLLLAACQQGGSGGQESEPLKSSTAVQENVQPSTQPDAGNGSTSAGQASAGTESGQADPVMALRSQSALQATVKEEDGTAIVTNATSDTVVVNKKRSLPVGYVPDDLVEPQVQFSFEGPHEKRHLRKEAAEALEKLFDGAKKDGIELRAVSGYRSYKRQVSIFDNNVKTKGQEYASKVSAVPGTSEHQTGLSIDVSSPSVGNALEQSFGASKEGEWLEQHAPEYGFIIRYMKGKEDVTGYVYEPWHIRYVGIDIAEDVAKQGMTLEEYFDENNIKL, encoded by the coding sequence ATGAAACGACATATACAACAGACGCGCACATCTCAGCGATGGACCAAAGCGCTCATTCCAGGGCTGATCCTGCCAGGGCTATTACTGGCAGCCTGCCAGCAGGGAGGATCAGGTGGACAGGAAAGCGAGCCGTTAAAGTCATCTACAGCGGTACAGGAGAATGTGCAGCCTTCCACCCAGCCGGATGCGGGCAATGGTAGCACTAGTGCTGGACAAGCCTCTGCGGGTACAGAAAGTGGACAAGCCGACCCAGTGATGGCGTTGCGGAGCCAGAGTGCGCTGCAAGCCACGGTTAAGGAAGAGGATGGAACCGCGATTGTCACCAATGCGACTTCGGATACAGTCGTTGTGAACAAAAAGCGCAGCTTGCCTGTGGGCTATGTCCCAGACGACCTGGTGGAGCCGCAGGTGCAATTTTCCTTCGAGGGACCGCACGAAAAGCGGCATTTGCGTAAGGAAGCGGCAGAGGCATTGGAGAAGCTGTTCGACGGTGCGAAAAAGGACGGCATCGAGCTGCGTGCGGTATCGGGATACCGTTCCTATAAGCGTCAGGTGTCTATTTTCGACAACAATGTAAAGACAAAGGGACAGGAATATGCCTCTAAAGTCAGCGCTGTACCGGGTACGAGTGAGCATCAGACGGGATTGTCCATTGATGTATCCAGCCCAAGCGTAGGTAATGCGCTGGAGCAATCCTTCGGAGCTTCCAAGGAAGGCGAATGGTTGGAACAACATGCACCGGAATACGGATTTATTATTCGTTATATGAAGGGTAAGGAAGATGTGACCGGCTACGTGTACGAGCCTTGGCATATCCGTTATGTGGGAATAGACATTGCGGAGGATGTAGCCAAGCAGGGGATGACGCTGGAGGAATATTTCGACGAGAACAATATCAAGCTGTAG